gaaagcaatttggaattacataTAAAGGCTATTGAATGGTACATAACTctattcagcagtgtctctattgagcctgtatcccaaagagattataaaaaagtgaaaaggatacacatatgcaaaaatgtagtggcaaggaactgaaaattgagtggatgcccatcagttggagaatggctgaataagttatgatatataaatgttatggaatattattgttccataagaaataatcagcaggatgatttcaaaaaggcctggaaagacttacatgaattgatgctaagtgagattatatgatgatcaattctgattggcatggttcttttcaacaataaggtgattcaggtcagttctaatggtcttgtgatgaagagagccagctgcaccctgagagaggactgttgggactgaatgtggatcacaacatagtattttcagttttttgttgttgtttgcttacattttgttttctttctcatttttttcccttttgattttatttttcttgtgcagcatgataatagaaatatatatagaagaattgcacatgtttaacatatattggattacttgccatctagaggagagggtagggggaaaggagggagaaaaatttggaacataaaattttgcaaaggtgaatgctgaaaattatctatgcatatgttttgaaaataaaaaactaaaaaatagtatttaatttttctaaacacatgcaaagatagttcccAAGTCCACCCCCcccaaaacctgtgttccaaatctctccccctctcttcccctcctctagaaagcaagtaatcctatatagggtagacatgtacaattcttctttttttattttataattataaaattttcttttgacagtacatatgcatgagtaatttttttataacattatcccttgtaatcatttttccaaattatcccctctctccttctactccctcccctagatgacaggcaatcccatatattttacatgtgttacagtataacctagatataatatatgtgtgtaaataccattttcttgttgcacgttaagtactggattctgaaggtgtaagtaacctgggtagacagacagtagtgctaatattttacattcaattcccagtgttccttctctgggtatagttgtctctgtccatcattgatcagctggaagtgagttggatcttctttatgttgaagatatccacttccatcagaatatatcttcatacagtattgttgaagtgtatagtgatcttctggttctgctcatttcactcagcatcaccagttcatgtaagtctctcaaagcctttctgaattcatcctgctggtcatttcttacagagcaataatattccataaccttcatataccataatttacccaaccattctccaattgatggacatccatccatccattcaggttctagccactacgaaaagagctgctacaaacattttggcacacacaggtccctttcccctctttagtatttctttgggatataagcccagtagtagcactgctgggtcaaagggtatgcacattttgataactttttgggcataattccagattgctctccagaatggttggattctttcacaactccaccaacaatgcatcagtgtcccagttttcccacagcccttccaacattcatcattatcttttcctgtcattttagccaatctgacaggtgtgtagtggtatctcagaattgtcttaatttgcatttctctgatcagtagtgatttggaacactctttcatatgagtggatatagtttcaatttcattatctgagaattgtctgttcatatcctttgaccatttataaattgcagaatggtttgatttcttataaattaggatcaattctctatatattttgcaaatgagacctttatcagaacctttaagtgtaaaaatattaatattagtagattttaaaaaaatttgtggaCTCTAGTTTAAGAACTATAAAGAACATTAAATGTACTAAAGATCTACTTAGAGATTTTTCTCATTAAAGATTATATTTCCTGATTAAAAAATAGGAATCATAATAATCTCTCTCTTAAGGTTGTTgtagaggataaaatgagataatacttgtaaaatgcCTTTTaatccttaaaatgctatataaaaagaagggaaggaaacaagcatttactaagcacctactttgtgacAGACATTTTGTTAAGCattataaatgctaactattattaagCTCTCCATGTCTAAAATGGAACTTGTTATTTTTCCTCCTAAAACTGTCCTCCTAACCTTCCCTGTTTTTTTCTTGGTTGCTTGTGGGATTAATCAAACCCTCTAATCCTgcaagcattttttattttaatagtattttattctttcaaatacacacaaaaatggttttcagcattcatctttgcaaaatcttgtgtttcaaatttgtctccctctccttaccctttctccttcccaagatagcaagcaacccaatataggttaaacatgtgagtAACTATTCTTAAAAACCCTATATTTGCCTGATAGTCTTCCTCAGAGATAAGATCACCTAATATATGAAATATGAGTAAAAGTGAATGTTAACATGTTTACTGCATCTAGATAGGATGCTTAATACAGGTTTATTATACTGAATGCTTAGATCTGCTAGTCAATCAGCTGAAGACTTTGTTCGACTGAAGACAATAGGCTTACATAAAACAGGTTTATATAAATCTCAGATGGtgtgaaaatatacatatacacaaatgtacaATACCTGATTTACACAGTCAACTagaatttataaagtgcctacaaTGTGCTAGGTACATAGcactactatgtgctaagcaacATAGAAAACTCTTGGCTTCATATCTTTAGCAGAATTTCCTTTTGACCTTTGTTGCTTTCAAAGGGAATCTGATCCTAATAAACTCTTCAGAAACATACTTTGAGCCatatgataattgaattcatCCAGAAAGACTCTTAGGTCCACAGACCTCTGATGCCCCCTCAGCCACTCTTTCCTATGAGAAGCAGCTTTATTCTCATAAATCCTTGAAATCCTTCAATTAGGAAAAAAGCCAACTCATAGGAGCTTACATGGATAATGAGGCAGCTGTGAAATATCCTGGGATACTCTGGTCTATTCATTGGCTAATAACAGGTAGCTAACAACAGTCAATATaacttatgaaaatgaaaatgagagtAACCTAAGACTGGATAAGTTGGTGCTAAATTACTATGAAAGAAAGCTTcatggaggaaaagagaaggggagagtcCCAAGCTGATGCAGAGTCCTGTAAAATGTGCTCATTGGTACCAGAGGACCTAGGTTATGGGGGTATAGTGTTTTTTGACAGTGATCTCCAGAAAGGGACCACCATATCAGCTCTACGACTGACAAAGACTGGATTCTACCAAACTGGCTAAAAAGGAGATCACCAAAAAGATCTTGTtctgaagaaaacaaggaaaatgatAGCTTCAAAAGATATATGCCCAATCCTGATGATACATAATTTGGATGCCTATGGTACAATCAGTTCTTTTAGGTTCACAAAGTGGAATGAagaaccctaaccctaaccttagGATTATCTTTTGGCCCCTGTGAATACACAGAGCTCTTATAATACAATGAAATTAACAGAATTTCTTCAAAAAAATCTCAGGACCAGATTGCCCTTCTTCTTATATATGTCTCTAACTGGCccaggaagagaaataaaaattgctCTATTGAGGTAGCAGAAAGTTATAAGAGATGTTTGGAGGACATATGAGTAGACAGGAGGCCACACTCTCCTCTGCTCTATAAGAAGGGAATTAAAAGTCATGAAAGCACAAAACccatctctttcatttctctctattATTCTGCTGTGATATTTACCACTTCTTGTGTTTATCCATTGAAACTCCCCCAGGTCCAAGGGCTACTACCAAGAGAAGGCCTCCCATTACTGACATTGTGTGAAAAAAGTCATACTTCATAAAATCATGGAGGGGCCTGTTGGCAGGGATGGTCCAAAATGGGTTCTCTAACACGTTGATAAAGAGCAGCCAGAATACAAGTGTGAGAGCAGCAAGTTTTGTTTTGAACCCAATGGCCACCAGGATGATGAGAACCATGTTGAAGGCATCTTGGAAGATCTAAGCAGCAAGGTAgaaagatatgaaagaaaaataatcagtcTAATGACTTCTTGAGtttattcctcttttccctccaaaGCTGAGCCTATTTAAAAGATGGAATTGCATTTGGTTTTATTTCCCAAATGTACAGAGAACAGTGGAGCCTATAATGAAATTGTGGGTTGACTGatatagagaagagaaatagattcACAGAATAGTGCTCTGACTGCCTGACTAATTGGCAGGGGCACTTCTGTTACTTCTGGGGCAGATTAGTACCAAAGAATAAAGAAACTGGAAAGACTCAATGGATTATGGTGTTAAATGGTTAAAATCTACATGGAATATCTATGGCCTGCAATAAAGAAGACCAAAGAACATGGGGCTACAGGTTGTGGGCTGATCTCTGCAGGACATGAGGCTTGTACATTTGTAAGTATTGTAACATAACTTGTTTTAAGCTGGTAGTTAGGTTAATTTAAATATGGGTGAGCTATTGGTTAATTTCTCTTATTAAGGTGAGGAACACTGTTCCCAACACATGTTGGGAACAGGAGACAAATCCTTCTGGTCAGTCTCCTGAAGAGCCCTTTCCAAAAACCTTGCAGCCCTAATGGACTTTTCTGTATGGTTGCTTTACTAATATATATTGGCAGATGAAAGGGATGAGCTGAActaaagagtaaaataaataatagtaatgtgtcaagagaagggaagtgattgcaaaaatcaaggggaaaagatgaaacaGATGGGAGTAGAGGAAGACTTTGAAATGTAGGAGAAAGAAGGATAAATGGCcagggaaagggaaatgaaagaaaagtttgCAGGTCACTTACAGTGAACATGCTCACTTCAAAGTGTAGGAGTGTTATGAACATGAGGAGAAGAAGAACTCTTCCTCCCAGCTGAATGTACTGATGGGGGCAGATGTAATCCAAGGTGGGGACACCAGCAAACATGGACTTCCCTTTTGCTTGGCTCTCAGCTAAGAGGAACAGCAGACCACCACTCAAAGAAACATTTCTAGGAAACCATGGAGagagcagaagaggaaaaaagatcagTATGTCATACAGCTCAAATCTATCAAAGCAAGTACATGTGACAAATGATAATGTTCAACAAAATTAAGCAAATCCTTCATAGAAAGTTCCATGCCACCCTCATTCCTGCCCTAACAGGAGGACATTTGAGGAGATGCATTCTTTTTTGGACATCCAAATGTCTCCAGTTTAACAGTGGGCAGATGTTGGGAAAAATGTATCTGTTTATTTTCATTGTTCAGGAAAGAGATGATTATTTGGTGCTACTTAACCTTTCTAaatctcagcttccttatctgtaaataatCAAATGGGGTTAGACAGGCTCTTTTTATTGTTGCAAGTTCAATCGGTGCTTGTTAAACTGAATTTAAAAGCTGTTTTTCTAATGATGTCCTCTTGAAATTGTGATGATAGAAACAGGAAAGATCTATGTTACCCAAACCCCAGTTAGTTCCCCTTCTAGAGCTAAAAATTAATACCCTGAGGCTGGACAATGCACAGCTTTGCAAAACTGCCTGCAGCAAATCTAATGTGCATCCATATACATGGTCACCCTCTGTTGAAAGGATCATCACATTAAATATACCCTGGCTCAGGGCACAACTGCTTCCCCAGCTTTTTGGCTCCACTCCCCAAAGGCCAGGCCTTCTGCTTTTCCGTGACTGATTCACCCACAGCATCATTGAACATGCTAGACAATCCCCAACACTTAATTTCACTTACCTCATTAGGAATCTGAGGTTCCACAAAAGGCCATAGGCCATGACctacaaaaaggaggaaaaaattaacTCAAGAACAAATTCCCACTTGACACTGGCTACATGTGACTATCCTTTACAAAAATCCTTTGATAAAGCaggaaatttgaaaaacaaaacaaaacaaaacaaaaagagcaTCTGTTCACAATTACTCATTCACATGCTACTTGTAAGGGACTATGGGAAGTTTAGAGGGGGGGTTTATCCTATTGATGTCAAATGGAAACATGTCCaacaatacaattaattaatttttttccctttaatacaATTCATTTAGACAAACACTTGTTAggcaaaatggcaaaaaaaaaaaatgatgagagggataagaaaagtaagaaaaagggagcttttccctttttattaagAGGAGATCCTTTGAGACCAGACAGACACCATCCCCTTACAGGCCTGCAGCAGGaacagaaaatatcaaaatatctttAGCCTGAGGAGCTCCAAACAATTCAAGTGCTTCTGTTCACCATCATAACAACATGCTGCCTTTCTTCTGAAGGTTTCCAggactttaaaataaaagaatgaattgcTGCTATTTAACTGATGAGATGTGATCTTGGTCATTGTATTGGGTGCTCTAGGAAGGAAAGTATGATCTTGAGGGACCTAATATTCCTGAAATGTAAAGATGAGGTTTGGAAACATAGATGCGTGCTGTTTTTGAATGGTCACAAAGCATagatttcctttttctgactGGACACAAAGAaatcagttatctttttttatcGGTTACaaagtatcattttctttttctggttgggcatttttatctttttctgattAATCAAAAAggataagttttcttttttcatattggTTGTGAAGTatctgttctttttaaaaatgttttattaatgcttAAAAAACACACAGTCACTTCTTAGTGTCTCTGCACCCTCAACAAGTCTCTtgtataataaataagaaaaaaatttgttttacttcaAACAAATTGACCCATTGGTCAGGTGCTGCACCTGCTGCCTACCACCTCTTTGTTATGAGGACAGAGAAGGGGCAACCTTCATTATTAAGTGCCTGTGGTTTTCCTAAGGCTAGGAAACATGTTATTAAACAGGATTACCAGTAAAAGGTTATTATTACCTTGGCAAGAACAAAGAAGATACAGGGAAATGGActtttcaattctgctttcttgGTTCAATGGTGGAGTTTTATTCACCAAATCCTGTtgcttcttcttatttttttttaattaaatgttttattgacaattaaaaaaaaaactatatcacAGCAATTTCCAGATTTGCCAACATCCTCTTCATGCCTAGCTCTGACCTTGCAacagaaaaatgattaaatgaaactAATGAATACAATGACTACAGCCCCCATCTCTCTAGAAAGGAAGGAGgtgcattttctcatctttcctcCAGAGCCAACGTTGGTTATTTACAATTAAGTAGCATTGAATTCATTTTAGTGagggttttaaaaaattttcttgtagtcattgttttcttggttttgctttgttCTATATCAATCATGTGAATCTTCCCATGTAAGATCTTTCCAAATCTTTGAATTCCTCAAAATGGTAATTTTGTTCTCAGGATTTTGCTACCATAAACAATGCTTCTATGAATATAATGGGGATGCTTTCCATTTTTGACTTCCTTGGAATACATGCCTAGCAGTGGATTTGtgggtcaaaaggtatggacTGCTGATTTTCcaaaattgttttcttaaatGGTCAGACCAATTTTTAATTCCATCAACTGtatatgataataacaataaagcttatatttacatagcattttaaggcttgcaaaatgttttataaatattttctcattttatcctcacagccaCGATGtgagttagatgctattattatccttattttagagatgaggaaactaagatagacACAGGTAAGTGACTTGACCctggatcacacagttagtaagtgtctaaggccacatttaaactcaagtcttcttcaCCCTAGATCTAGCACTCTGTgcactgaatcacctagcttcCCCAGGGATAAAATACTCATGAATTTTCCATTCCTGGCAGACAAagtttaattgacttgtccagggaaaGTGTGTAAGCTCCTAAAACTAAGAAGCCtctaaaactagatttgaattcaggccttcctgactctatccactacactacctaaAAGCCTTAAATATATTAGGGAACCTGTTATCCTGTAGCCCCCCCCCCAGGTTATTCTTATCTCTTATCATCTTCGACAATTTTGCTGAGTATGAGATGAAACTTTAGAGTTGTTTTGCCATGTGGAACATTCTTTCCTATAGTTATTAACAGTTTgtgattcttcttttgaaaattgtttgttcatctcctttgaccactTACCCAATGTATAATTGTACTAGTATCCTTCTCACTATTGATCTCTATTCTTCTAGAATCTCCAGAGAAAATGATTCTTCTCTCAACTCAATTTACTGATGTAAacatggaaaggaaaagaggaaattggGAGGAGTCCTTATAATCCAACTAATCCAAtgtcctaattttacagatgaggaaactgaggtctggatGAAGGAAGGGACTTTCATAAGTTATAGTAAATGGTAAAAGGGGATCCAAACTTTTCTGATTTGAAATTCAGTATTATTTCCATTAAACTGTCACCTGAAAAAATAGAGGACTCTGTTGGTGACCTTTGAGATAAAGGAAGAGACTCCTTGATGCAGCTCAAGAGACTTGCCAGCTTCTATGTAAGAATGTTGGTGTCAGGGAAGTCAATATTTGTAATGCAAATATTCTGGAAGCAGAAAGGTCAGGCAAGTAGAATTTGACTGCAAAGTACATTGCTAAGCAAAGGTCACTTTTTTAGAGATTGCAAGAAAGTTCTGCTTAGGTAAAGTGGCCAATATTTTTGGCAGCATCATAGGTTTCATAGGATTTTAAACTGGTGAGGACAGGGCCTCAATCCAAAgctctcatttcacagaggatGAAAACAAGGTTCAAAGAATAGAAGTGATGTGACCAAAGTCACAGAGTGTAATCAGTGCAGAACTGGGACCTAAGTACATCAGTTGCCTATTAACTTACCTGCATGAAAATGATTCCAAACAGCACAAAACAGGCACAAGGAACACATTTCTGGACTAAAATCAACACACAACCCACTGTAATGGAAAGAATGGATAAACAGTTTTAGAGGTGATACCATTAACTCCCCTCGCTGCATTCTTCAGCCAagccttctccctcctccccaaattgTACTTACTGAAACCTTTACTGACCCACTCACCTTTCTGTATCTAATCTCCAGCTGCCTTTTTCAACTTCTATGAGCCCCAGAATAGCAAGAAATCTTACCCAACTGCCCAAATGTATTTATCATCCCCAAAATTAATGCCAGGAAAGAGTTGCTGCTCCAAGACATCTTACTGGATTCCTGTTTATTCCACTGCCACCAGGTGTGAATGCCATCCTCCAGGAAGGTGCTGATCAGACAGAGACGAGCCAAATGGGGCAGGAATCTCTTTGTTAGATGAAGGAACTGACAAGTgcaacaatcaaaagaaaaatgaggaggcAAAAAATGCAGAATTGAGGGGCAGGAAACAGGGTGATGTCTTTAAGATACTAATGTCAGATAAGTGAAGAAATCTGCCTTCAAAAAGAGTTTCATTTATAAATTCTTAGTCCATTGGGAGTGGGGATTAGGGTGGGGAAGGCAGGGGATTATTGCTCTGGATTCTTAGAACACTGTACGCTTGTTTTCTGGCATTCTGGCTCTAGCATCCTGATGTACTGGCAGAGAAACCAATACAAGATGGCTAACTCAAAGGTGCCATGGCTAGGCAGCTGCAGATCCAGGGACATTACCCTGGACCGTGAGGTGGCTCTGGATCAATGGATAGACTGCTGGCCCTAGACtcaggaagaattgcattcaaatcctatctcagacctttttgatctgattttttttttgtgcagcatgataaatgtggaaaatatgtatagaagaattgcacatgtttaatctatattggattacttgctatgtagaggaggggggaagggaaggagaaaaatttagaacacaaggttttgcaaggataaatgctgaaaactaatttttttgcatgtattttgaaaataaaaagttattgctaaaaaaaaaagaaagaaagaaaagaacagcacTATGCTCATATAATAGCTTATGGTTTAGTTCTCTCTGCTTAGAATATGTCCTTTCTCTCCCCCATCACTGTCTATCAAAATGCCATCAATCTTTTTGGATCAGCTCAaatctttcttcatttatgaTGCCTTCCCCAATCCCAACTATCATAATGACCTTCAATGATGAACAACCCCTATGCTAATCTTCTTGTTCTGCATGGTATTCATCATATTCTCCTTTGCATTCTAGTCATATATCTGCTTGAGCAAGTGGCTAGAAGACAAGATTTGGGGCAAAGACCTGAATCTAAATCCAGTTTCAAAAATTTGTCATTTCTATGACAGTCATTTAACCAAGCTCTCTCAGCTGTAAAAAAGGGTAGCACCTATCaattcctaggattgttgtgaggatcaaatgagattccAGATGTAAAGAACTCTTTTTGAACCTTAAGGCATTATATAAGTACTAGctaaccccaaatggcatcacaaagagtcagacatgactgaataagaaCAACTGGAATTtcaagttggagaaggaaatggcaagcccttttagtatctttgccaagaaaaccccaaatggggtcaggaaaagTTGATCATGACtgaactaaaaaatgaaaaagcaaagatTATTAGTTGTTTTATCTTTCCTAAGAAGATATAAGTTTCTTAAAGGCAAGAATGTCATAGAACTAATTTCTGCATCACTAGGAGTGCTTAGCACAGGACACTGTGCACAGCataacattcaataaaattttaactaAATTAGCAAATTTAAATGCATCTTCTTATTCTCATTCCTGAATTTCAttgtcatttattaagtgtttaatacaTTCAAAATACTGTTGGCACTAGGGGAGACACGAAGGTCTGTTCTCTCATAGACCTTATGATCtatcaaggaaaataaaacatgtacATTTATAGGAATATGTAATAATTGTACATTGactagaaaacagagaaagacatgATAAAGACATAATAAGTATCATGGTTGGGAAGGGGGTAAGAGCAGAGAGGAAACTTTTTAGGAATAGGTGACTTTTAAGTCTTCTTGAAGGACAAGTAGAACAGAAATCTCATGTGGTATAAATGATGGAAGTTTCCAAATCATTTAACATGGCAATGCCAGCCAAATTACAATTCCTGTTCCCCCTCATCCCCGCCAATATATGTGGCCATGAAATATATCACCAGGGTTTCTTGTGCTTAAATACCATAATTACCTACAAACAAGCTCCTGCTGTTGCTGTGTTCACCACCACCCTAATTTACTTGTTAGAGTTAGGATTAATGAGTATAGCTAAGTGGTAACAATAGTTTGAGAAGAGCCACCACTGGAGGAAGTGTTTGTGGAGCCAGCACTGGAGGCTGGACAGAGCCAAGGAATGACATCCAGAAGTAAAACTACATGAGGCTAGCAAGTAATGAGTTAATCCCTTGTCAAAGATTG
This sequence is a window from Sminthopsis crassicaudata isolate SCR6 chromosome 1, ASM4859323v1, whole genome shotgun sequence. Protein-coding genes within it:
- the LOC141552268 gene encoding surfeit locus protein 4-like codes for the protein MAPRGWDVMEAAEEFSDQFLHLTKRFLPHLARLCLISTFLEDGIHTWWQWNKQESSKMSWSSNSFLALILGMINTFGQLVGCVLILVQKCVPCACFVLFGIIFMQVMAYGLLWNLRFLMRNVSLSGGLLFLLAESQAKGKSMFAGVPTLDYICPHQYIQLGGRVLLLLMFITLLHFEVSMFTIFQDAFNMVLIILVAIGFKTKLAALTLVFWLLFINVLENPFWTIPANRPLHDFMKYDFFHTMSVMGGLLLVVALGPGGVSMDKHKKW